In a genomic window of Ptiloglossa arizonensis isolate GNS036 chromosome 12, iyPtiAriz1_principal, whole genome shotgun sequence:
- the LOC143153385 gene encoding protein MANBAL → MADTDSQLKRLLLPAEETLFEQLLRFGLYIGAIFQVICLLAIVIYQAGPSDSIAALKDDPSDVECSENSPQVTPRRPHRPRKQEKKKRR, encoded by the exons ATGGCAGATACTGATTCACAATTAAAACGACTCTTACTTCCGGCTGAAGAAACATTGTTTGAACAGTTATTAAGGTTCGGACTTTATATTGGTGCAATATTCCAAGTTATATGTTTATTGGCTATAGTGATTTATCAGGCTGGTCCTTCTGATAGCATTGCTGCTTTAAAG GATGACCCAAGTGATGTGGAATGTTCAGAAAACAGTCCTCAGGTCACTCCTAGAAGACCCCATCGACCACGAAaacaggagaagaaaaaaagacgtTGA